The nucleotide window GCGCGGGCCAGTTCGGCGATCTGGTCGAATTCGGGGTTGGCCTGGGTGATGCGTCCGGCTGCGGTGGCGACCTTGATGTCGATGGTGGTGCCGTGGAGGTCGACGGTGGTGATGAATCGTTCGAGAGGGTGCTTGGTGACCGTGGTTTGGCGGATTCCGAGAGTGCTGGTCTCGTGGAAGATGATGGTTTTGAGGCCGGTTGCGAGGTGTGGTGGGCAGAGGGTGTGGAGGGTGTGTGCTGGGCGGCCTTTTTTCATGAGGATGGGTGTGAGCCAGGCGTCGGAGGCGCCGGCGTGCAGGAGATGGCTGAGTATTCCGGGCCAGAGGCGTGGGTCGAGGTCGTCGATGTTGGCTTCGAGGAGCAGGCAGGGTTCGGTTGGCCGGGATGGGTTTTGGGTGGGCTGTCCGATGATGACGCGGGTGATGTTGGGGGCGTTGGGGGTGTCGCGGGTGCCGGCGCCGATGCCGATGGCGGTGGGGGTGATGGGTGGGAGGTCCTCGCAGGTGAGGGCGAGTGTTCTGATGAGTGCCAGGCCGGTCGGGGTGGTCAGTTCACCGGTTCCGCCGGCGTAGACCGGCCATCCGCGGGCGAGTTCGGCGACGGCGGGCGCGGGGACGGGGAGGTGCCCGTGGGCGGTGCGGACGTGTCCGGAGCCGAGGGCGACGTCTCCGGCGGAGATCGACTGGATGCCGAGGTCGTGGAGTGCGGCGCAGACTCCGACGACGTCGGCGATGGAGTCCAGGGCGCCGATCTCGTGGAAGTGGACGTTTTCTTGGGGGATGTCGTGGACGTGGGCTTCCGCGGCTGCCAGGCGGGCGAAGACGGCGATGGCTTGGGCGCGAACGGGTTCGGCGAGTGCACTGTTGTGAAGCAGGGCGTGGATGGAGCGCGCGGTCCGGTGCGGGGGCTGCTGAGTGAGGGGACGTACATGGGCTTTGAGGGCACGCAGGCCGGCCCGGTGGACGGTGCTGGTGCTGATGTGAATGCTTTCGGGAATGACTGTTTCGATGGCGGATCGGACGGCGTCGAGGTGCGCGCCGGCGTCGAGGAGGGCGCCGAGGAGCATGTCGCCGGCTACTCCTGAGGATGCGTCGATCCAGGCGTGGAGGGTGTTCATGATGAGGCGCCGGCTGGCGGGCAGGTGATCTGGGCAGCCAGATGTCCGGCCCCGTAGCCGTTGTCGATGTTGACGACGGCTACGCCGGGGGCACAGGCGTTGAGCATGGTCAGGAGTGCTGCTATTCCGCCGAATGATGCGCCGTAGCCGATGGAGGTGGGGACGGCGATGACGGGTGCCGGGATCAGTCCGGCGATGACGCTGGGCAGGGCGCCGTCCATGCCGGCGACGGCGATGACGGCTTGTGCCTGCCGGAGGGTGTCGAGGTGGCCGAGGAGGCGGTGCAGGCCGGCGACGCCGATGTCGACGAGGAGTTCGGTCCGGCGTCCGAGAAAGCGGGCGGTGAGCCAGGCTTCTCGGGCGATGGGCAGGTCGGAGGTGCCGGCGGCTGCGATCACGACGAGGCCGCCGGTGGGGGTGGGGGGATCGGGGGGCCAGGCCAGGAGGCGGGCTGTTGGGTCGTGCAGGGCGTCGGGCAGGTGGGTGTGGATGGCTTCGGCGTGGGCGGGGTCTGCGCGGGTGAAGAGGGTGACGGTGTCGGGGTGGGTGCCGAGCTGGGCGGCGATGCCGGTGATCTGTTCGGTGCTTTTACCTTGGCAGTAAATGGCTTCGGGGTAGCCGCGGCGGGCGGTGCGCTCGAGGTCGAGGTGCGCGTATGACGAGATGTCGTGCGGGTTATGCATGACTGACCGGCACGAGCGACAGGGTGAAGGCTCCTGACTGGAGTCCGGCCAGATCGATGGTGGCGTAGCGGAAGCCCGCTGCCAGGACGGCTGCGTGGATGGTGGCGCGTCGTGGTTCGGTCAGGGCACGGGGCAGGTCTTCCAGGGGTAGTTCGATGCGGGCGATCTCGCCGTGGTGACGTACTCGTAAGTCGGGAAAACCCATTTCCCGGATGGCTTTTTCGGCCTGCTCGATCTGGCGCAGCTTGTCGGGGGTGACGTCCTGGAAGTGGGGGATCCGGGAGGCCAGGCAGGGGGAGGCGGGCTTGCCGGCGCTGGGCAGGGCGTAGGCCCGGGCGATCCGGCGCACGTCGGTCTTGGTCAGGCCGGCGTCGGCGAGTGGGTGCAGGACGCGGTGGCGGTGGGCGGCACGGCTGCCGGGGCGGTCCGGTCGCCGGGTGTCGTCGGCGTTCTCTCCGTACGCGACGGCGTCGAGGTGATGGGTGTGGACGAGGTCGTCGGTGATCCGGGTGAAAAGTTCGTCCTTGCAGTGGAAGCAGCGGTCAGGGCCGTTGGCCTGGTACTGCGGGCGCTGTCCCTCATGAGTGGGTAGCTCGAGGAGTTTCACGCCGATGTGCAGGGCCACGGTGTGGGCTGCCGCGCGGTCGGTTTCGGCCAGGCTGGGGGAGACACCGATGATGGCGAGCACCTGGTCGTGGCCGAGATGCTCGGTGGCGAGCGCCAGGAGCACGGAGGAGTCGACGCCGCCGGAGAAGGCGACGCCGAGGCGGGTGATGCCGGCCAGTGTCTGGGCGACGGCCTGAGACTTTTCTTGTGTCCACGGGTCGGTCATGGGGACTCCTGGGAGGTGATGACTGGTGTCCGTGACGGTTCGTGATGCGATGTGGATCAGGCGTTGGTGGTGGCGAGCGTGGATCGGGCGAATTCCAGGAGGGTTTCGAGGAGCTGGCGGCGTTCCTGAGGGCTGCGGGACTGCGTGGCGTGGAGCCAGGAGATGTTGGAGGGGGCTTGAAACGTGCTGGTCAGGTCCTGGGGTGGGAGGCCCTGGTGGTGTGCGGCGGTGAGGAGGCCTTTCTGCTCGGCGTACCAGAACTGGGGGATGAGCCCGGGGCTGAATCCCATGAGCTGGGTGGCGACGTAGTCGGTGGTGGCGACGTTCTCGCCGGCGATCAGGGCGCCGAAGGGTCGTGGGGTGCCGTCCAGTGGTCCCATACCTTCCATGCCGGTGACGGCGTCGATGATGGTCAGGCCGGGGCGGACGACGGAGGCGAGATCGGCGATGACCCGGCCGGTTCCGCCGTAGTGGAGCCTGGTCTTGGGGAATCCGTAGACGGCGCCGGGGGCACAACCGAACAGGTTCTTCATGCCGAGGGTCACCGCTGAGCGGTGGTGGGTCTTGAGCTTGGCCAGCGAGATCACCAGGTCGCAGTCGAACAGGATGCTGGGAAGGATGAAACCTGGCATGGAAAGCGAGTCCTGGACGGGTACGGCTTGGAGGTCGGTGAGGTTGAGGTCGATGAAGCGGACGCCGAGGTCGTGGAGGACCTGGCCCAGCCCGGTGTTGCGCAGGATCTGGTCGGTGTCGCGTTCGTGGCCGGATCCGTCGGCGACGAGGACGTGCTCGGGGCTTCCGGTGACGGTGATGAGGTGGCGGAGCAGTTCCCGCACGACGACCGGATGCACGGTGACGTGTTCGTCCGGATGACGGGCCTCGACCAGCCCGACCTTGATCAGCACCCGGCTGCCTGGGTGCAGCGTTTTGGTGGGGTGCAGCGTGTCCAGGCACTGCTGGATGGCGGTGGCGCAGTCCTGGCCGGAGTACTGTGGGCAGGCGGCGATGGTGACGTCGGAGTGCGCGGTCCAGCTTCCGTCCAGGACGCGTTGCAGGCTGTCCAGAGGGCCGTCGTAGTCGAGGCCGACGGTCCGCACGGCCTGGGCATCGGGGGAGGACGCCATGAGCTGGGCGAAGTTGTCGTGGACGTTCTTCAGGTAGTTGCCGGTAACAGGGTCAGGACGTAGGCGGCCATCGCCATCAGCCACAGTCGTTCACCTCCGGTCGTCTCGTGGTGGATGAAATGGCCGAGGGCGCTGCGGCATCCGGCGATGACGTCGGGGTGGGTGG belongs to Kineosporia corallincola and includes:
- the larC gene encoding nickel pincer cofactor biosynthesis protein LarC, yielding MNTLHAWIDASSGVAGDMLLGALLDAGAHLDAVRSAIETVIPESIHISTSTVHRAGLRALKAHVRPLTQQPPHRTARSIHALLHNSALAEPVRAQAIAVFARLAAAEAHVHDIPQENVHFHEIGALDSIADVVGVCAALHDLGIQSISAGDVALGSGHVRTAHGHLPVPAPAVAELARGWPVYAGGTGELTTPTGLALIRTLALTCEDLPPITPTAIGIGAGTRDTPNAPNITRVIIGQPTQNPSRPTEPCLLLEANIDDLDPRLWPGILSHLLHAGASDAWLTPILMKKGRPAHTLHTLCPPHLATGLKTIIFHETSTLGIRQTTVTKHPLERFITTVDLHGTTIDIKVATAAGRITQANPEFDQIAELARARGLPERTVLAEAVQTAADEGLMVGHLLPPEHRPGPSD
- the larB gene encoding nickel pincer cofactor biosynthesis protein LarB translates to MHNPHDISSYAHLDLERTARRGYPEAIYCQGKSTEQITGIAAQLGTHPDTVTLFTRADPAHAEAIHTHLPDALHDPTARLLAWPPDPPTPTGGLVVIAAAGTSDLPIAREAWLTARFLGRRTELLVDIGVAGLHRLLGHLDTLRQAQAVIAVAGMDGALPSVIAGLIPAPVIAVPTSIGYGASFGGIAALLTMLNACAPGVAVVNIDNGYGAGHLAAQITCPPAGASS
- the larE gene encoding ATP-dependent sacrificial sulfur transferase LarE translates to MTDPWTQEKSQAVAQTLAGITRLGVAFSGGVDSSVLLALATEHLGHDQVLAIIGVSPSLAETDRAAAHTVALHIGVKLLELPTHEGQRPQYQANGPDRCFHCKDELFTRITDDLVHTHHLDAVAYGENADDTRRPDRPGSRAAHRHRVLHPLADAGLTKTDVRRIARAYALPSAGKPASPCLASRIPHFQDVTPDKLRQIEQAEKAIREMGFPDLRVRHHGEIARIELPLEDLPRALTEPRRATIHAAVLAAGFRYATIDLAGLQSGAFTLSLVPVSHA
- a CDS encoding DUF362 domain-containing protein; translated protein: MADGDGRLRPDPVTGNYLKNVHDNFAQLMASSPDAQAVRTVGLDYDGPLDSLQRVLDGSWTAHSDVTIAACPQYSGQDCATAIQQCLDTLHPTKTLHPGSRVLIKVGLVEARHPDEHVTVHPVVVRELLRHLITVTGSPEHVLVADGSGHERDTDQILRNTGLGQVLHDLGVRFIDLNLTDLQAVPVQDSLSMPGFILPSILFDCDLVISLAKLKTHHRSAVTLGMKNLFGCAPGAVYGFPKTRLHYGGTGRVIADLASVVRPGLTIIDAVTGMEGMGPLDGTPRPFGALIAGENVATTDYVATQLMGFSPGLIPQFWYAEQKGLLTAAHHQGLPPQDLTSTFQAPSNISWLHATQSRSPQERRQLLETLLEFARSTLATTNA